The following are encoded together in the Glycine soja cultivar W05 chromosome 5, ASM419377v2, whole genome shotgun sequence genome:
- the LOC114411441 gene encoding uncharacterized protein LOC114411441: MAAIIGCSSSPFRHFQLNTNPKLRLPQFVNKQSVAHLTISDQDKSYGHLLGVPKLRARLQKPQTALFVGSEDHSQISCLQRTPKDIFPIGNSCFHISGKNGRKPVVSFCNRPFNRDNEVISSNSKRTRISISSLMVPYVLVASFLYPQLILPEVIPKTSGNSSLTIFLLLFFTEATFYYGVAVFLLMLDRLMRPKQLDLSANNSNTLSLQLEQRMSFDIALVVPRLVSIAIPLVTMGLTWPWTGPVVPATIFPYLVGIVVQFKYEQIARYWKSPSWVAIPFIFHAYRLHQIHRAAKFLTVISFQVKKGYSKLPVARGSLSTTTNAFRILIVIWIWSFSSFLMRFLTSASASTTKQ, from the exons ATGGCGGCCATAATCGGTTGCTCCTCTTCTCCTTTCCGTCACTTCCAACTCAACACAAATCCCAAG TTGAGGTTACCGCAGTTTGTCAACAAGCAAAGTGTTGCTCACCTGACCATTTCTGATCAAG ACAAATCATATGGGCATCTACTTGGAGTACCAAAGTTAAGAGCAAGGCTCCAGAAACCGCAGACTGCGCTTTTTGTTGGTTCTGAGGATCACTCACAAATCAGTTGTCTCCAAAGAACTCCTAAAGACATCTTTCCAATTGGCAACTCATGTTTTCATATATCAGGAAAGAATGGAAGAAAGCCAGTTGTCTCATTCTGTAACCGTCCATTTAACAGAGATAATGAAGtcatttcatcaaattcaaaaaGGACTCGGATCAGCATATCATCGCTTATGGTCCCTTATGTCCTAGTTGCTTCTTTCCTTTATCCTCAACTTATTTTACCTGAAGTAATCCCTAAAACTTCTGGAAACTCATCATTAACAA TTTTCCTCCTATTATTCTTCACGGAAGCAACTTTCTATTATGGAGTTGCGGTTTTTCTTCTTATGCTAGACCGTTTAATGAGACCCAAACAACTGGATCTTTCTGCAAACAACAGTAATACTCTGAGCCTACAATTGGAACAGCGAATGTCTTTTGATATTGCCCTGGTTGTGCCTAGACTGGTTAGTATTGCAATTCCGTTGGTCACAATGGGTTTGACCTGGCCATGGACTGGCCCTGTAGTTCCTGCAACTATTTTTCCATACCTGGTTGGTATAGTGGTCCAATTCAAATATGAGCAGATTGCAAGATATTGGAAGTCACCATCATGGGTTGCTATTCCTTTTATCTTTCAT GCATATAGATTGCACCAAATACATCGAGCAGCAAAATTTCTAACAGTTATATCATTTCAAGTTAAGAAGGGGTATAGCAAACTGCCTGTAGCCAGGGGTTCTTTGTCAACAACTACAAATGCCTTTCGTATCCTTATTGTGATTTGGATTTGGTCTTTCTCAAGCTTCCTCATGAGATTCCTAACTTCTGCTTCTGCTTCTACAACTAAGCAGTGA
- the LOC114411442 gene encoding uncharacterized protein LOC114411442, whose amino-acid sequence MRCPEKVTNSIQIKLKESLSHSPFSCLRSPMAAIIDCSSSSPFGYFQLNTNPKLRLSQFVNQQNAAHLTSKDKSYGHIFGVPKLRSRLQTPQTALVVGSEDHSHISGLQRATKDTFQIGNSSFHISGNDGKPAVSFCNRPFSRDNEVISSDSEWIRNTLSWFIGPVVLVASFCFPLICLPKMISNIFGSTVSKALLLSFSQEAIFYCGVAVFLLLLDHLMRPKQLDPSANKSDTLSLQLGKEYFYSIASMMIRQLGITIPMVTLGLTWPWNGHVIPVTLAPYMVGVFVQSAFEMLALYWKSPSWPAIPFIFHVYRLHQIHKATLSLTFLLYDLAEAEKVYSKLPLTPSTWLGLTTVLQILLVIWIWSFSSFLVKFIRSASSTKSDADA is encoded by the exons atgagGTGTCCAGAAAAAGTAACGAACTCGATACAAATCAAATTGAAAGAAAGCCTCTCTCACTCACCATTTTCTTGTTTGCGATCACCAATGGCTGCCATAATCGATTGCTCCTCTTCCTCTCCTTTCGGTTACTTCCAACTCAACACAAATCCCAAG TTGAGGTTATCGCAGTTTGTCAACCAGCAAAATGCTGCTCACCTGACAAGTAAAG ACAAATCATATGGGCATATATTTGGAGTACCAAAGTTAAGATCAAGGCTTCAGACACCCCAGACTGCGCTTGTTGTTGGCTCTGAGGATCATTCACATATCAGTGGTCTCCAAAGAGCTACTAAAGACACCTTTCAGATTGGAAACTCAAGTTTTCATATATCTGGAAATGATGGAAAGCCAGCAGTCTCATTCTGTAACCGTCCATTTAGCAGAGATAATGAAGTCATTTCATCAGATTCAGAATGGATTCGGAACACCTTATCATGGTTTATTGGCCCTGTTGTCCTTGttgcttctttttgttttcctctAATCTGTTTGCCTAAAATGATCAGTAACATTTTTGGAAGCACGGTATCAAAAG CTCTCCTCCTATCATTCTCACAAGAAGCAATTTTCTATTGTGGAGTtgctgtttttcttcttctactagACCATTTAATGAGACCCAAACAACTGGATCCTTCTGCAAACAAAAGTGATACTCTGAGCCTACAATTGGGAAAGGAATACTTCTATTCTATTGCTTCCATGATGATTAGACAGCTTGGTATCACAATTCCAATGGTCACATTGGGTTTGACCTGGCCATGGAATGGCCATGTAATTCCTGTAACTCTTGCTCCATACATGGTTGGTGTATTTGTCCAATCCGCATTTGAGATGCTTGCACTGTATTGGAAGTCACCATCATGGCCTGCTATTCCTTTTATCTTTCAT GTATATAGATTGCACCAAATACATAAAGCAACACTTTCGCTAACATTTCTGTTATATGACCTCGCGGAAGCTGAGAAGGTCTATAGCAAACTGCCTTTAACCCCCAGTACTTGGTTAGGACTCACAACCGTTCTTCAGATCCTTCTTGTGATTTGGATTTGGTCTTTCTCAAGCTTCCTCGTGAAATTCATACGTTCTGCTTCTTCAACCAAGAGTGATGCAGATGCCTAG
- the LOC114411976 gene encoding protein MODIFIER OF SNC1 1-like, which translates to MTSSMLSGERRWASSSRRGGMTVLGKVAVPKPINLPSQRLENHGLNPNVEIVPKGTLSWGSRSSSSTSNAWGSSSLSPNTDGGTSSPSHLSARPSSGGSGTRPSTAGSDRVLEPTANSWGSNSRPSSASGVLSTNQSSLTSLRPRSAETRPGSSQLSRFAEPSTENSGAWNAARTTEKLGVPQPKNEEFSLSSGDFPTLGSDKDKSVLNSELQDHSSQAHLDSSYELRKDINETPVTDDVPVNANIKGGTVNSWRRDNLAYNEEGVRSGIEKWQGNSQPYPNAGIPPQPYDAWHGPPVNNPQGCVWFRGPPSGPPFGNPVPPSGFPIEPFPYYRPHMPPTGLANPPPGPPPGAGPRGHHKNGDVYRPHMPDAFIRPGIPMRPGFFPCPMAYEGYYSPPMGYCNSNERDVPFMGMAPGPPVYNRYLNQNAPEPDNSQGRSGGYGNAGEQLTSEQVESGHPPDTAGPYRVLLKHHESDGKNEPTNWENSETTNATHVDGRGQPRMTVWENEQRSNYRKNEERDFRTSTRGEVSSRSSENQISSSSVMKAKFPESSGNIKKSDDISARKLDGVASDMLEIPLKPSAPKDATLIQKIEGLNAKARDNSSARIREEQRNKIHASNAPINHVENAVGADVVFPARTHATEIINPAHHEMGAAGAEKNSESLSFSGTATSRQAAHGMHGRGIHRNKGRSNNQDADGWRKKSVVEDSSASSGAQLEASNVLVGDHQIPVQTYDRSGSFNKARHIGESVQTRSDPADSHAQRAKMKELAKQRTKQLQEEEEERIRKQKAKALAKLDELNRRSQAGDGSTEKEYATNSAIQNKQEELQPSESTTAAGKFAPVSSAVNCNANTICQINDPSISKVEKSPVLFGEPIVETLKNSGKEPVLNHQAVALHQDINNAGATNVHNYVTSKQKRMNYKQKQNLPLEKTSSEKVVSTTSTALKVENETRVDVSLSSGGVTNDVGSACGSDLPMNSAALVESSVNLKKKNIRNGKNKQKHEESSSQAALPSAIPKESNLSKSSVESDKSKASDFELDQGSLQPAPLSKDPNQFSEQHKYLANEESHGKMNSQWKSQHSRRMPRNTQANRPAEKSHGTDAVMWAPVKPQSKSEIMDELSEKSKVEAVDPVKSEQQVHNLKNKRAEMERYIPKPVAKEMAQQGNIQQVASSSSQAPTDDSIGRLDSASQGPQVIQQTNLVVGKVGSGMESKNRDGRHTKQGKAHGSWRQRNITESTNVHDVLDHDSNSEPNVQRQTEHHHDQKSEVSFVKGQTKHFNDSGDIDGSNNSNRNDTAALASVPVIKDHSATSRGRRAPFRGHRGAGGNRDVDDKKNSGEAEKVETRISSSEHGQPDVGVVASKENRAVGERLMSQWQPKSQASNNHRGNISSDQNVSSVVVGANKKDPTHDGESLPVNRGKSSNAHVSQPFHDQSVSEKSKAGEVPHFGNQEGKRERKSAPSKRHHHSPNEVSVTSVEQAPTSADLLHDQRPSSGSGKNVNHNRFRRGHELHGDSKPPTQDNRHYNQPTNRERQGPNLHYEYHPVGSYDDGKSDNFERPKNGNHGGGRFRERGQTHSR; encoded by the exons TCTCGATTTGCTGAACCCTCAACTGAAAATTCAGGTGCTTGGAATGCTGCTAGGACTACAGAAAAACTG GGAGTTCCACAACCCAAGAATGAAGAATTTTCTCTAAGCTCTGGAGACTTTCCAACCCTTGGTTCTGATAAAGATAAGTCAGTTCTGAATTCTGAGTTGCAAG ACCACAGTTCTCAAGCTCACCTTGACTCGTCTTATGAACTCAGGAAAGATATAAATGAGACCCCTGTTACTG ATGATGTTCCTGTAAATGCAAATATTAAGGGTGGAACTGTAAATTCTTGGAGGAGAGATAATCTGGCTTATAACGAGGAAGGTGTGAGGTCAGGCATAGAGAAATGGCAGGGAAATTCCCAGCCTTATCCAAATGCCGGTATTCCTCCTCAACCATATGATGCTTGGCATGGTCCTCCCGTAAATAACCCTCAAGGCTGTGTTTGGTTCAGGGGTCCTCCTAGTGGTCCTCCATTTGGAAATCCTGTTCCTCCTAGTGGCTTTCCAATTGAACCATTTCCATATTACCGTCCACATATGCCTCCTACTGGTCTTGCGAACCCACCCCCAGGTCCCCCTCCTGGAGCTGGACCAAGAGGGCACCATAAGAATGGAGATGTCTACAGACCTCATATGCCCGATGCCTTTATTCGTCCAGGCATTCCTATGAGACCTGGCTTTTTCCCTTGTCCAATGGCCTATGAGGGCTATTACAGTCCTCCGATGGGCTATTGCAATTCAAATGAACGAGATGTTCCTTTCATGGGAATGGCTCCTGGACCCCCTGTCTATAATAGGTACTTGAATCAAAATGCCCCTGAACCTGACAATTCACAAGGTAGATCTGGTGGGTATGGTAATGCTGGGGAGCAATTGACCTCAGAGCAAGTGGAATCTGGTCATCCTCCTGATACTGCTGGACCTTACAGAGTTCTTCTTAAGCATCATGAATCAGATGGGAAAAATGAACCAACAAATTGGGAGAATTCAGAGACAACCAATGCAACACATGTTGATGGCAGGGGTCAACCAAGAATGACTGTTTGGGAGAATGAGCAGAGATCAAATTACagaaagaatgaggaaagggaTTTCAGGACAAGTACTCGTGGTGAAGTTTCTTCTCGGTCTTCAGAAAATCAAATATCTAGTTCTTCTGTCATGAAGGCAAAATTTCCCGAAAGTTcaggaaacataaaaaaatctgaTGATATTTCTGCAAGGAAATTGGATGGTGTTGCCTCTGATATGCTAGAAATCCCCTTAAAACCATCTGCTCCAAAAGATGCCACCCTGATTCAAAAGATAGAGGGTTTAAATGCAAAAGCCAGGGATAATTCATCTGCTAGAATTAGAGAGGAGCAAAGGAATAAAATTCATGCCAGTAATGCTCCTATAAACCATGTGGAAAATGCAGTTGGTGCAGATGTTGTGTTTCCAGCAAGAACCCATGCCACAGAAATCATAAATCCTGCCCATCATGAAATGGGCGCTGCTGGTGCAGAAAAGAATTCTGAATCCTTATCTTTCAGTGGAACAGCCACATCCAG GCAAGCTGCTCATGGAATGCACGGTAGAGGCATCCATCGTAACAAAGGAAGATCAAACAATCAAGATGCTGATGGTTGGCGAAAGAAATCTGTGGTTGAAGATTCTTCAGCCTCATCTGGTGCACAGTTGGAAGCATCTAATGTTCTTGTGGGTGATCATCAAATACCTGTTCAGACCTACGATAGGTCTGGATCCTTTAATAAAGCCAGGCACATTGGAGAATCTGTTCAGACCAGGTCTGATCCTGCTGACAGCCATGCACAG CGTGCCAAAATGAAAGAGTTAGCCAAGCAACGGACTAAGCAACTgcaggaagaggaggaggaaagGATAAGAAAGCAAAAGGCTAAAGCTCTTGCAAagttggatgagttaaacaggCGTTCTCAAGCAGGAGATGGATCAACAGAGAAAGAGTATGCTACAAATTCTGCCATCCAGAATAAGCAAGAGGAATTACAACCTTCTGAATCTACAACTGCAGCAGGCAAATTTGCACCTGTCAGTTCAGCCGTAAATTGTAATGCCAATACTATCTGTCAGATAAATGACCCCAGCATTAGTAAAGTGGAAAAATCACCAGTCTTGTTTGGTGAGCCAATTGTGGAGACACTTAAGAATTCTGGCAAAGAGCCTGTTCTGAATCATCAAGCAGTAGCCCTGCACCAGGATATTAATAATGCTGGTGCTACTAATGTGCATAACTATGTCACCTCGAAGCAGAAGCGAATGAACTATAAACAAAAGCAAAATCTTCCTTTGGAGAAAACATCAAGTGAAAAGGTTGTTTCTACCACCTCAACTGCCTTGAAAGTTGAGAATGAGACAAGGGTTGATGTTTCTCTATCTTCTGGTGGTGTTACAAACGACGTTGGTTCAGCCTGTGGCTCTGACTTACCCATGAATTCAGCTGCTTTGGTTGAGTCTTCAGTAAATCTGAAAAAGAAGAATATCAGGAATGGCAAAAACAAACAGAAACATGAAGAAAGTTCATCTCAGGCTGCACTACCATCGGCAATACCAAAAGAATCCAATCTTTCCAAAAGTTCAGTTGAAAGTGATAAGTCTAAGGCTTCTGACTTTGAGTTAGATCAGGGCTCACTTCAGCCAGCACCCTTGTCTAAAGATCCAAATCAGTTTTCAGAGCAACACAAATATTTAGCAAATGAGGAATCCCATGGTAAAATGAATAGCCAGTGGAAATCACAGCATTCTCGTAGGATGCCAAGAAATACGCAGGCCAATAGACCAGCAGAGAAATCACATGGGACTGATGCTGTGATGTGGGCACCTGTTAAACCACAGAGCAAGAGTGAGATCATGGATGAATTGAGTGAGAAAAGTAAAGTTGAGGCAGTTGATCCTGTAAAGAGTGAGCAGCAGgtgcataatttaaaaaataagagggCAGAAATGGAGAGGTATATTCCAAAACCTGTTGCAAAAGAAATGGCTCAGCAAGGAAACATACAACAGGTAGCTTCATCAAGCAGTCAGGCTCCTACTGATGATAGCATTGGGAGACTTGATTCTGCATCACAGGGCCCCCAGGTCATTCAGCAGACCAATTTAGTTGTTGGAAAAGTGGGTTCTGGAATGGAGTCTAAAAACAGAGATGGAAGGCATACTAAGCAGGGAAAAGCGCATGGATCATGGCGGCAACGAAATATAACAGAATCAACTAATGTGCATGATGTACTGGACCATGATTCAAACTCTGAACCAAATGTTCAGAGACAAACAGAGCATCATCATGATCAGAAGTCTGAAGTAAGCTTTGTGAAAGGGCAAACAAAGCATTTTAATGACTCTGGTGATATTGATGGTTCAAACAATTCTAACAGGAATGATACAGCTGCTTTGGCCTCAGTTCCTGTTATTAAAGATCATTCAGCAACAAGTAGAGGGAGGCGGGCCCCTTTCAGAGGACACAGGGGTGCTGGGGGGAACCGTGATgttgatgacaaaaaaaattctggGGAGGCAGAGAAAGTTGAAACACGTATTTCATCCTCTGAGCACGGTCAACCTGATGTTGGTGTGGTGGCTTCTAAAGAAAATCGAGCTGTCGGGGAACGTTTGATGTCTCAATGGCAACCTAAATCTCAAGCATCTAATAATCACAGAGGAAACATATCAAGTGATCAAAATGTTAGCTCAGTAGTTGTTGGAGCTAACAAAAAGGATCCCACTCATGATGGGGAATCTCTTCCAGTGAACCGTGGCAAGAGTTCCAATGCTCACGTCTCCCAACCTTTCCATGATCAATCAGTCTCTGAAAAGAGCAAAGCCGGAGAGGTTCCCCATTTTGGGAATCAAGAGggtaaaagagagagaaaaagtgcTCCATCAAAGAGGCATCACCACTCCCCAAATGAGGTATCTGTTACCTCAGTTGAGCAGGCTCCAACAAGTGCAGATCTTTTGCATGATCAACGCCCATCTTCTGGGTCTGGCAAAAACGTAAACCATAATCGGTTTCGAAGAGGACATGAATTACATGGAGATTCAAAGCCACCAACCCAAGATAACAGACATTATAATCAACCTACAAACCGGGAAAGGCAGGGCCCAAACTTGCATTATGAGTATCACCCTGTTGGCTCATATGATGATGGCAAATCAGACAACTTTGAGCGACCTAAAAATGGTAATCATGGTGGGGGAAGATTTAGGGAGAGAGGTCAAACTCACTCACGCTGA